A window from bacterium BMS3Abin14 encodes these proteins:
- a CDS encoding tetratricopeptide repeat protein: protein MPSRRKGEIPILRTVAVCFLLALILVAVFPITAVAVEVSELTVDFPLADVLDMSQAISEGLSPGGSSGGPPVGVRAPWEGDWFAYRQNAVRGNLTEAKKNLAKIVGYRVQTGIPDLYLPAAAILLEASQAVEQSRYKDALELIDYAGKLAPDYPQSFFLRANTIWRQSRLRVLASLDAILEGWGAFFQDFRSLFPWVTGLMLWILASVSIASIVTIFLFSIRVFPRAAHDLSHIVRVPQWVWYIIIPVLLGLLLLTGMVFIMWVILVGVLLVAHLNSGERVAVALTIFLLISLPLFVHVLALNNAFYGGGSGLTVYTAQMSGEGIRTIDELHKLRVQDPDNVRVLSTLAIVLKRGERVREAESLLRQALEKDPESPSVLNNLANVLMGSGRFTDSIDLYKRALRYSDDPRIHYNLSQALRESLQLDEGEEEFRKAQEMDPELAGSLVTGQPGERHRITMDISGSLMEYLKGAAKLSPDGIRWREDLWSDLIPGLPFAFSWFVFPMAALLVLAGWPLASRLPTAGRCRQCGRLHCPKCSESSDESFCSQCRQIFKIRTGIDPARRVRKMMQIMRFKRKRALLARFSTVLFPGTGHFLLGAGWQSVLMIILTTCFWAKWVLWYGLYRDTTHLAFQTGSGARILFVAFFVVYYLAALYSVGRKLERA from the coding sequence ATGCCGTCAAGGAGAAAAGGTGAGATCCCCATTTTGAGAACGGTTGCCGTCTGTTTTCTTCTGGCTCTCATCCTTGTGGCTGTTTTCCCCATTACGGCGGTTGCGGTCGAGGTGAGCGAGCTGACGGTCGATTTTCCCCTGGCCGATGTGCTTGATATGTCCCAGGCGATCAGTGAAGGGCTTTCCCCCGGCGGGTCTTCCGGGGGTCCTCCCGTGGGTGTTCGCGCGCCGTGGGAGGGTGATTGGTTTGCCTACCGTCAGAATGCCGTCAGGGGAAACCTGACGGAGGCGAAGAAAAACCTTGCCAAAATTGTCGGCTATCGTGTTCAAACCGGTATTCCCGATCTCTACCTTCCTGCCGCGGCCATCCTTTTGGAAGCGTCTCAGGCCGTGGAGCAATCCCGATACAAGGATGCACTGGAACTGATTGATTATGCCGGGAAACTCGCCCCGGATTACCCCCAGTCATTTTTTCTGAGAGCAAATACCATATGGCGACAGAGCCGGCTGCGCGTCCTCGCCTCCCTTGACGCTATTCTGGAAGGATGGGGTGCATTCTTCCAGGATTTTCGTTCCCTGTTTCCATGGGTTACAGGGTTGATGCTGTGGATTCTCGCCAGCGTGTCGATCGCTTCCATCGTGACGATTTTTCTGTTTTCGATCCGCGTATTCCCGCGGGCTGCCCATGATCTATCCCACATAGTCCGGGTTCCCCAGTGGGTCTGGTACATCATTATTCCCGTTCTTCTCGGGCTTCTGCTGCTTACCGGCATGGTTTTCATCATGTGGGTAATCCTGGTGGGCGTCCTTCTGGTGGCCCATCTCAATTCAGGCGAACGCGTGGCCGTAGCCCTTACGATTTTCCTTCTCATCTCCCTGCCGTTGTTTGTGCATGTCCTTGCACTGAACAACGCTTTTTATGGCGGAGGAAGCGGCCTTACCGTCTACACCGCACAGATGAGCGGGGAAGGAATCAGGACCATAGATGAACTCCACAAACTGCGTGTTCAGGATCCTGATAATGTGCGGGTCCTTTCCACCCTTGCCATTGTTCTAAAACGGGGGGAAAGGGTCCGGGAGGCAGAATCCCTCCTGAGGCAGGCGCTGGAAAAAGATCCGGAGTCACCCTCTGTCCTCAACAACCTGGCCAACGTGCTGATGGGATCCGGGAGGTTTACCGATTCCATTGATCTTTACAAAAGGGCGCTCCGATACAGCGATGACCCCCGCATCCATTACAACCTCAGCCAGGCGCTTCGCGAAAGCCTCCAGTTGGATGAGGGTGAAGAGGAATTTAGAAAAGCCCAGGAAATGGACCCTGAACTCGCCGGCAGCCTTGTAACCGGTCAACCTGGAGAGAGGCACAGGATCACCATGGATATTTCCGGCAGTCTCATGGAATATCTTAAGGGCGCTGCCAAGCTTTCTCCCGACGGGATCAGGTGGAGGGAGGACCTCTGGTCGGATCTTATCCCGGGACTACCCTTCGCTTTTTCATGGTTTGTGTTTCCCATGGCGGCCCTTCTTGTCCTCGCCGGTTGGCCGCTTGCAAGCCGACTGCCCACCGCCGGGCGGTGCAGACAGTGCGGCAGGCTTCACTGTCCGAAATGCAGCGAGTCGAGCGATGAATCCTTCTGCTCACAGTGCAGGCAGATTTTCAAGATCAGGACCGGTATTGATCCCGCCAGGAGAGTCAGAAAAATGATGCAAATAATGCGCTTCAAGAGGAAAAGGGCGCTCCTTGCGAGGTTTTCAACCGTTCTGTTCCCGGGGACGGGCCACTTCCTGCTTGGCGCCGGTTGGCAGTCTGTGCTCATGATTATCCTCACCACCTGTTTCTGGGCCAAGTGGGTTCTTTGGTATGGGTTGTACAGGGACACGACACACCTGGCATTCCAGACGGGATCCGGGGCCAGAATCCTGTTTGTTGCCTTTTTTGTCGTCTACTACCTCGCGGCCCTGTACAGTGTCGGCCGAAAGCTGGAGAGGGCTTAG
- the mazG gene encoding nucleoside triphosphate pyrophosphohydrolase, with product MSNVKANKKPAINELQAIIAQLRGVDGCPWDRKQTPASLTPYIIEEAYELVDAIQGGDPDEICEELGDLLLQVVLQAQIAGETGLFNFNDIAQGITDKIIRRHPHVFGEETAIDEEEALQHWERIKADKEGRDIRKRHRASPILHRAMRLQEQAAAYGFDWEEVSQLFEKLDEEIGEVQTALGAGDKTAVTEEVGDLLFMAVNLARFLEIHPEEALELSIEKFQRRFQVMEMMALEKNRPLDGMDVEEMERFWQAAKSLEKRHNRSTES from the coding sequence ATGAGCAACGTGAAGGCAAATAAAAAGCCGGCGATAAACGAGCTACAGGCGATCATTGCACAGCTCCGAGGAGTGGATGGGTGTCCGTGGGACCGGAAACAGACCCCCGCATCCCTGACACCCTACATCATTGAGGAAGCCTATGAGCTGGTGGATGCCATCCAGGGAGGCGACCCCGATGAAATTTGTGAGGAACTCGGGGATCTTCTGCTTCAGGTTGTTCTCCAGGCCCAGATAGCCGGTGAGACAGGGCTCTTTAACTTCAACGATATCGCACAAGGGATTACCGACAAGATCATTCGCCGGCATCCCCATGTCTTTGGAGAAGAAACCGCGATCGATGAGGAAGAAGCCCTCCAGCATTGGGAACGCATCAAGGCAGACAAAGAGGGCAGGGATATCCGGAAAAGGCATCGCGCCTCCCCCATTCTGCACCGGGCCATGAGGCTCCAGGAACAGGCTGCAGCATACGGTTTTGATTGGGAGGAGGTTTCCCAACTATTCGAAAAGCTCGATGAGGAGATCGGGGAGGTTCAAACCGCCCTTGGGGCCGGGGACAAGACGGCAGTGACTGAAGAGGTCGGGGACCTTCTATTCATGGCCGTTAACCTGGCCCGTTTTCTGGAGATTCACCCCGAGGAGGCCCTTGAGCTATCAATTGAAAAATTTCAACGGAGGTTTCAGGTGATGGAGATGATGGCCCTGGAGAAAAACCGACCGCTTGACGGCATGGATGTCGAGGAGATGGAAAGGTTCTGGCAGGCGGCCAAAAGCCTTGAGAAAAGGCACAACAGATCCACTGAATCCTGA
- a CDS encoding chalcone-flavanone isomerase — protein MRYRTSVIVFAILCLTAATITATPKIATAAELAGISMPDSVNIAGKDCALVGQGLRKVLFIKIYVSGLYMETPLQQADEVIDSDQVKRLVVHWKYKKVSTKKLQKEYREKIDENTPERSEELNRKIDHFISLFTKPAVKDAQFIYTYEPGKGTSIFLSGEDKGFIEGRDFMKALFKVWFGEKPFDKHLKKGLLGG, from the coding sequence ATGCGTTATCGAACCTCTGTTATTGTTTTCGCCATTTTATGTCTCACGGCAGCTACGATTACGGCCACCCCGAAGATAGCAACGGCCGCCGAGTTGGCGGGCATTTCCATGCCCGATTCCGTGAATATCGCCGGGAAGGATTGCGCCCTTGTCGGTCAGGGTCTGAGGAAAGTGCTGTTCATAAAAATCTACGTTTCCGGCCTGTATATGGAAACCCCTCTTCAGCAGGCCGATGAAGTGATCGACTCGGATCAGGTCAAACGTCTTGTTGTCCACTGGAAATACAAGAAGGTCAGCACGAAAAAACTCCAGAAGGAATACAGGGAAAAAATTGATGAAAACACTCCCGAGCGATCAGAGGAACTGAACCGCAAGATCGATCATTTCATCTCCCTTTTTACCAAACCGGCGGTAAAGGATGCTCAGTTCATCTACACCTACGAACCCGGCAAGGGCACATCAATATTCCTGTCGGGAGAAGATAAGGGGTTCATCGAGGGGAGGGACTTCATGAAGGCCCTCTTCAAGGTGTGGTTCGGAGAAAAACCTTTCGACAAGCATCTGAAGAAGGGGCTGCTGGGAGGGTAA
- the osmF gene encoding putative osmoprotectant uptake system substrate-binding protein OsmF precursor, whose translation MKKFLTVLLILTLAIMLAVPALAGDKVVVASKIDTEGALLGNMILLMLEENGIATENRTEFGPTPMVRKAITSGQIDIYPEYTGNGAFFFNLADSPVWKDAEKGYWKVRELDKEKNDIVWLTPAPANNTWAIAVRKDLAKKEKLFSLEDLARYVNSGGRIKLAGSEEFVNSAAALPAFQKAYGFKLRKDQLLTLSGGNTAQTEKAAATGVDGVNFAMAYGTDGQLAALGLLVLEDTKGVQPVYEPAPIIRMEVLNKYPEIEKILKPVFESLDIMTLQTLNARIQVEGLDARAVAAKYLKTRGFLK comes from the coding sequence ATGAAAAAGTTTCTAACCGTGCTGTTGATCTTGACCTTGGCGATAATGCTGGCCGTTCCGGCCCTCGCCGGTGACAAGGTGGTAGTCGCCTCCAAGATCGATACGGAAGGCGCTCTCTTGGGCAATATGATCCTTCTCATGCTGGAGGAAAACGGCATCGCTACCGAGAACAGGACCGAATTCGGCCCTACACCCATGGTTCGCAAGGCGATCACATCGGGCCAGATAGACATTTATCCCGAGTATACCGGCAACGGCGCCTTCTTTTTCAACCTGGCCGACTCCCCTGTCTGGAAAGATGCCGAGAAAGGCTACTGGAAGGTCAGGGAACTGGACAAGGAGAAGAACGACATCGTGTGGCTGACCCCTGCCCCTGCCAACAACACCTGGGCCATAGCAGTAAGAAAGGACCTGGCAAAGAAGGAAAAGCTTTTCTCCCTCGAGGATCTGGCGAGATATGTCAACTCAGGGGGAAGGATCAAGCTTGCCGGTTCCGAGGAGTTCGTTAACAGCGCCGCAGCCCTTCCGGCCTTCCAGAAGGCTTACGGATTCAAACTTCGAAAGGACCAACTTCTTACCCTTTCCGGAGGCAATACCGCACAGACCGAAAAAGCTGCGGCAACAGGGGTCGACGGTGTCAACTTCGCCATGGCATACGGTACGGACGGTCAATTGGCCGCCCTTGGCCTTTTGGTCCTTGAGGATACCAAAGGTGTGCAGCCTGTTTACGAACCGGCCCCTATCATACGCATGGAAGTCCTGAATAAATATCCGGAAATCGAAAAAATCCTGAAACCGGTGTTTGAGTCCCTCGATATCATGACGCTGCAGACCCTGAACGCCAGAATTCAGGTGGAAGGTCTGGACGCCAGGGCGGTCGCCGCAAAATACCTCAAGACCAGGGGATTTTTAAAGTAG
- the yehY gene encoding putative osmoprotectant uptake system permease protein YehY, translating into MAWVVFLFWALLLLASSLNFPERTCVVLSGVLSGSLLPVLLSVAGRYAAEVEAHSGPIARVSMSAAFWTALFALAMVIADSYQRSEARTRIFILLIIMASGAAVIALFASGSLDHLSIMKEFANRKDRFFLELKTHLVIAGSSVGIALLIGIPLGALAHRVGRFRAPTFFTLNTLQTVPSLALFGILVPILAALTHRFPALHGMGIRGIGATPAIIALTIYSLLPIARNTFTGFLAVDPAVVDAGRGMGMTRIQMLLQVEVPIASPIILSGVRIALVQAVGLTAVAALIGAGGFGVFIFQGLGQAATDLILLGAVPTILIAVAADVAMNGIIAIASPKGMR; encoded by the coding sequence TTGGCTTGGGTTGTGTTCCTGTTCTGGGCACTGCTTCTTTTGGCCTCTTCACTGAATTTCCCCGAAAGGACATGTGTAGTTCTTTCCGGTGTTCTTTCCGGCTCCCTCCTTCCTGTCCTTTTGTCTGTGGCGGGCCGGTATGCAGCAGAAGTGGAGGCCCACTCCGGGCCCATCGCAAGAGTTTCCATGAGCGCCGCGTTCTGGACAGCCCTCTTCGCCCTCGCCATGGTCATCGCTGACTCCTACCAGCGGTCTGAGGCGAGGACCAGGATATTTATCCTGCTCATTATCATGGCCTCGGGAGCGGCTGTCATCGCACTGTTCGCATCCGGCAGCCTTGACCATTTGTCCATTATGAAAGAGTTCGCCAATCGAAAAGACCGTTTTTTTCTCGAGCTGAAGACCCATCTCGTCATTGCCGGAAGTTCTGTGGGGATCGCCTTGCTCATCGGTATTCCCCTGGGAGCCCTTGCCCACAGGGTGGGCAGGTTCCGGGCGCCGACCTTCTTTACCTTAAATACGCTTCAAACTGTTCCCAGCCTGGCGCTGTTCGGCATCCTGGTCCCGATTCTGGCTGCCTTAACCCACCGGTTCCCGGCGCTTCACGGAATGGGGATAAGGGGAATAGGCGCCACCCCGGCGATTATCGCCCTGACGATTTACTCCCTCCTTCCGATTGCAAGGAACACATTTACGGGCTTTTTGGCGGTGGACCCGGCTGTCGTGGACGCAGGCCGGGGAATGGGGATGACCCGAATACAGATGCTCCTGCAGGTGGAGGTCCCCATCGCTTCTCCCATTATACTTTCAGGGGTACGGATCGCGTTGGTACAGGCGGTGGGACTCACCGCGGTTGCAGCCCTCATCGGGGCCGGGGGATTCGGGGTGTTCATTTTCCAGGGTCTGGGACAGGCGGCCACTGATCTTATCCTTCTCGGCGCCGTTCCCACCATTCTCATAGCTGTTGCAGCCGATGTCGCCATGAACGGGATCATAGCCATCGCGAGCCCGAAAGGCATGCGATGA
- the opuCA gene encoding glycine betaine/carnitine/choline transport ATP-binding protein OpuCA: MIELTNVTKDYSGTVAVDNLSFEVKEGEFCVLIGPSGCGKSTTLRLINRLIKATMGKITIEGTDIISYRPEELRRHIGYAIQSIGLFPHMTVAQNMAVVPKLLKWEPGKIAKRVDLLFDLFNLDPRVYGRKYPRELSGGESQRVGVARALAADPAILLMDEPFGAIDPLTRETLQTEFARIQRELKKTILFVTHDIDEAIRLASRIVILKEGRMVQHDTPENILTSPANKFVLEFIGTDRALKRLSRLTVREFMSTTLPVRADIPMESASKAVHARQYVWVIDGEGIVLGWLDESAMDRGGTAAETMTKVGWREYALMPDSTLKEAVSRMVQQGIRTAPVVDVRGRLLGEIKFTDILDA; this comes from the coding sequence ATGATCGAGCTTACCAACGTAACGAAGGACTATTCCGGGACTGTGGCCGTTGACAACCTCTCCTTCGAGGTTAAAGAGGGTGAGTTCTGCGTTCTGATCGGTCCGTCCGGCTGTGGAAAATCCACTACTTTGCGTTTGATTAACCGCCTCATCAAGGCCACCATGGGCAAAATTACAATCGAGGGAACCGACATTATCAGCTACAGACCTGAGGAACTCAGACGGCACATAGGGTACGCCATCCAGAGCATCGGCCTGTTCCCGCACATGACGGTGGCCCAGAACATGGCGGTGGTGCCAAAGCTCCTTAAGTGGGAGCCCGGGAAGATCGCAAAACGCGTAGATCTGTTGTTTGATCTTTTCAACCTTGACCCCCGGGTTTACGGCCGAAAGTATCCCAGAGAACTGTCCGGGGGGGAGTCACAGCGGGTGGGGGTGGCGCGAGCCCTTGCTGCGGACCCTGCCATCCTTTTGATGGATGAGCCATTTGGAGCCATCGACCCGTTAACCCGTGAGACGCTCCAGACGGAGTTCGCCCGGATACAGAGGGAACTCAAGAAGACCATCCTTTTCGTAACTCACGACATCGACGAGGCGATTCGACTGGCAAGCCGCATCGTTATCCTCAAGGAAGGCAGGATGGTTCAGCACGACACTCCGGAAAACATCCTCACATCCCCTGCGAACAAATTCGTACTTGAGTTCATCGGCACCGACCGGGCGTTAAAACGCCTTTCCCGTCTGACGGTGAGGGAATTCATGTCCACTACCCTCCCGGTCAGGGCGGATATTCCCATGGAATCGGCCTCGAAAGCTGTTCATGCCAGACAGTACGTATGGGTTATCGACGGAGAGGGGATTGTTCTGGGGTGGTTGGACGAAAGCGCCATGGACAGGGGCGGAACCGCCGCGGAGACCATGACGAAAGTGGGGTGGCGCGAATATGCCCTCATGCCCGATTCTACCCTCAAGGAGGCCGTGTCCCGAATGGTCCAGCAGGGTATCCGGACTGCTCCAGTGGTGGATGTCCGAGGCCGGCTTCTGGGAGAAATAAAGTTCACGGACATACTCGACGCCTAA
- the yehW gene encoding putative osmoprotectant uptake system permease protein YehW: MSEGKNSQIIILAVMIAVFGVLVFSTAPWLWAFSRLFPGLEKVLYNLATFPELVGEHVVLVAISSGMATIAGLLAGIFATRPTGRDFLPAVNALSSIGQTFPPVAVLAIAVPVVGFGFKPTIIALFIYGLLPVVRNTIAGIESLDPGVLEAARGMGMTPAQVLTRVELPLASPVIMAGVRLSAVINIGTATLGATIGAGGLGKPIMAGLIGENPAFILEGAILVGFFAIIVDTALGLFTRNPGA; encoded by the coding sequence ATGTCTGAAGGTAAAAACAGTCAGATCATCATCCTCGCGGTAATGATTGCGGTATTCGGCGTGCTGGTCTTTTCCACCGCGCCGTGGTTGTGGGCCTTTTCGAGGCTTTTTCCGGGCCTTGAAAAGGTTCTCTACAACCTGGCCACCTTTCCGGAGCTCGTGGGAGAACACGTCGTTCTCGTGGCCATCTCAAGCGGCATGGCAACAATCGCCGGGCTTCTGGCGGGGATATTCGCCACCCGTCCCACAGGCCGTGATTTCCTGCCCGCGGTTAACGCCCTATCCTCCATCGGGCAGACCTTCCCGCCCGTAGCGGTTCTGGCCATCGCCGTTCCAGTGGTGGGGTTCGGGTTCAAGCCAACCATAATCGCCCTGTTCATCTACGGCCTGCTCCCCGTGGTCCGGAACACCATTGCCGGGATCGAGTCTTTGGACCCCGGAGTCCTTGAGGCCGCCCGCGGCATGGGAATGACTCCGGCCCAGGTCCTAACAAGGGTGGAGCTTCCCCTGGCATCCCCTGTTATTATGGCCGGTGTCCGGCTGAGCGCAGTGATAAACATCGGAACAGCAACGCTGGGAGCAACCATCGGCGCGGGGGGGCTGGGAAAACCGATCATGGCCGGCCTCATCGGCGAAAACCCGGCGTTCATCCTGGAGGGGGCCATATTGGTGGGCTTCTTCGCTATTATCGTGGATACCGCCCTGGGACTGTTTACCCGGAATCCAGGGGCATAG
- the pdtaS_1 gene encoding putative sensor histidine kinase pdtaS, with product MPVRLFHRRYLYAVSVILLSVILLLIVWRTVRENERTLAITIFDSKMKDYAKDIQNQIDQSTGVVESIGSFFNASVFVERDEFAKFVEAPLLRYAQIRALNWVPAVRDRDRDRYEELARADGMKGFQFTERVSQGVMRRAGRRPWYFPVYYRVSLQENRTALGFDLRSDPARLETLQRSIETGKMASSGRLTLVQETGDIYGFLIIRPIYQGGISPVAPEDPMSDLQGFALGVFSITDLVAEAIKGRNLESIGFYLFDDSAPPGRGFLYDYNATGGVHKPESFYGVPDAVLQGVHYRTNLSIPGRAWSVLFYPTPGHYGQNFGESSMILTGGLIFIGLLCVFLWTTMRHAQKIEGLLEERRKVEANLHESLQEKEILLKEIHHRVKNNLQMVSGLLNLQGRHAGDETVRDLYRESENRVMSMALIHENLYNNRDLGRINFANYVRSLVGSISSSYRQEEKEIGFIFDLEEGDLVIDTAIPAGLIINELITNAYKHAFSGRQDGEVRIAFHGSKGSGYVLTVADNGVGMPAGRDPGSFSSLGLNLVRTLVELLGGRLEIHRENGTMFRITFGEYREAGTELH from the coding sequence ATGCCCGTCAGACTGTTCCATCGGCGGTATCTCTATGCGGTATCCGTCATCCTCCTCAGCGTCATCCTGTTATTGATCGTATGGCGAACCGTAAGGGAAAATGAGCGAACCCTGGCGATAACCATCTTCGATTCGAAGATGAAGGACTATGCCAAGGATATTCAGAACCAGATCGATCAATCCACCGGAGTTGTCGAGTCGATAGGAAGCTTTTTTAACGCCTCTGTCTTTGTAGAAAGAGATGAGTTCGCGAAATTTGTGGAAGCTCCCCTGCTTCGATATGCACAGATCCGGGCCCTGAACTGGGTGCCTGCGGTGAGGGACAGGGATAGAGACAGATATGAGGAACTGGCCAGGGCGGATGGGATGAAGGGTTTTCAGTTCACTGAACGGGTGAGCCAGGGTGTTATGAGGAGAGCCGGACGGAGACCCTGGTATTTCCCCGTGTATTATCGGGTGAGTCTCCAGGAAAACCGGACAGCTCTCGGGTTCGATCTGAGATCGGATCCTGCTCGTCTGGAAACCCTCCAAAGGTCCATAGAGACCGGGAAGATGGCATCCTCAGGCAGGTTAACCCTTGTGCAGGAGACGGGCGATATTTACGGGTTTCTGATCATTCGGCCCATATACCAGGGCGGCATTTCCCCGGTCGCCCCTGAAGACCCCATGTCGGATCTGCAGGGTTTCGCCCTCGGGGTTTTCAGCATTACCGACCTGGTGGCCGAGGCCATCAAGGGGCGGAATCTGGAAAGTATAGGGTTCTACCTGTTTGACGATTCAGCTCCGCCCGGCCGGGGGTTTCTCTACGATTATAACGCAACCGGCGGGGTCCACAAACCCGAGTCGTTTTACGGAGTTCCGGATGCCGTCCTCCAGGGTGTTCATTATCGAACGAATCTGAGTATTCCGGGCCGCGCATGGTCCGTGCTGTTCTACCCGACTCCAGGGCATTATGGGCAGAATTTCGGCGAGAGCTCCATGATCCTGACCGGCGGACTGATTTTCATCGGCCTGCTGTGCGTTTTCCTGTGGACCACCATGCGTCATGCCCAAAAAATTGAGGGTCTTTTGGAGGAACGCAGGAAAGTTGAGGCGAATCTCCACGAGTCCCTCCAGGAGAAGGAGATTCTGCTTAAGGAAATACATCACCGGGTAAAAAATAATCTTCAGATGGTCTCCGGACTTCTCAATCTTCAGGGGCGGCATGCCGGTGATGAAACGGTCAGGGATCTTTACCGTGAGAGCGAAAACCGGGTGATGAGCATGGCCCTTATCCACGAGAACCTCTACAACAACCGGGATCTCGGCCGGATAAATTTTGCCAATTACGTGCGCAGTCTCGTAGGGAGCATATCCTCATCCTACAGACAGGAAGAAAAGGAGATCGGGTTCATCTTTGATCTTGAAGAAGGCGACCTCGTTATTGATACTGCTATCCCCGCCGGGCTCATTATCAACGAACTTATCACCAATGCCTATAAACATGCCTTTTCGGGGAGACAGGACGGGGAGGTGAGGATCGCATTCCATGGGTCCAAGGGAAGCGGGTATGTCCTGACGGTGGCCGATAACGGCGTGGGGATGCCGGCCGGCAGGGATCCGGGCAGTTTCAGCTCTCTGGGTCTTAATCTGGTCCGGACACTCGTTGAGCTCCTGGGAGGGCGCCTGGAGATCCATCGGGAAAATGGGACGATGTTCCGGATAACCTTCGGAGAGTACAGGGAGGCCGGGACTGAGCTGCATTAG
- the divK_3 gene encoding polar-differentiation response regulator DivK, with the protein MCKVPMDVCILVLFPFGFFHENFIISICCIDIPFWPDICYILGFGRNCSGRERDVMEKKRVLVVDDNEFFIQQEISCLGRDGFDFFTARCGRDALEMARGLMPDLILLDHIMPDLTGPEVCRSLKSDPLTRSIPIIIVSSGSLESSRIVANTALCDGLIQKPIRRDLLTAIVEELLGSGQRHTERAELSLPCTVSMGNVNVNANVLSLSSDGAFVDLDTLPVPGEMFEIRFNLPGQERAVYVRWAAVVWTGRFGENGPEGAGMRFLIIDSVEKAHIDDYVRMVLKKDPVKGLPRLKNSFPL; encoded by the coding sequence ATGTGCAAGGTGCCCATGGATGTGTGCATCCTTGTTTTGTTTCCTTTTGGTTTTTTCCATGAAAACTTTATAATATCAATATGTTGCATTGATATACCATTCTGGCCTGATATTTGCTACATCCTTGGTTTCGGACGGAACTGTTCAGGCCGGGAAAGGGATGTCATGGAAAAAAAGCGGGTTCTCGTTGTTGACGACAATGAGTTCTTCATTCAGCAGGAGATTTCCTGCCTGGGACGGGACGGATTCGATTTCTTTACTGCCCGGTGTGGCCGTGATGCCCTGGAAATGGCACGGGGCCTGATGCCTGATCTCATCCTCCTTGATCATATCATGCCCGATTTGACAGGACCGGAGGTTTGCCGCAGCCTGAAAAGCGATCCCCTCACCCGTTCCATCCCCATCATAATCGTCAGCTCAGGCTCCCTGGAATCCTCCAGGATCGTGGCGAATACAGCGCTGTGCGACGGGTTGATCCAGAAACCCATCAGACGTGACCTTCTGACTGCAATCGTCGAGGAGCTGCTTGGCTCGGGCCAAAGGCATACGGAAAGGGCTGAATTGTCCCTGCCCTGCACAGTTTCCATGGGGAACGTCAATGTGAATGCCAACGTTCTTTCACTATCCTCGGATGGGGCCTTCGTTGATCTGGATACACTTCCCGTTCCTGGTGAAATGTTTGAAATCCGTTTTAACCTCCCAGGTCAGGAAAGGGCGGTGTATGTACGTTGGGCGGCGGTGGTCTGGACCGGAAGGTTCGGAGAAAACGGACCCGAGGGGGCCGGGATGCGATTTCTCATTATTGACTCCGTTGAGAAGGCACATATTGATGATTATGTGCGCATGGTGCTGAAGAAGGATCCGGTTAAAGGTCTGCCAAGACTAAAAAATTCTTTTCCCCTGTGA